The sequence TTTCGAAGCGGTTGCCGACCGGGGCAAAGTGCTGAACCTGCATTCGGGCGCCGTCGCGAAAAACAATACGCAGCTGGACGACATCCGCCGCCTCTGCAATGTCGGGCGCTTCCGGCGCGCGATGCGGCATACGCCGCATCTGAAGGTCATCGTTCCGCACATCGGCTACGACGAAGTTCAGGAATACGTCGACCTGCTCGACGAATTTCCCAATCTGTACTTCGATACCGCGATGGCGATAGGCGGCCATCGTGTCGCAACCGGCGAGATCGTGCCCGATGTCCGGCCGTTGCGGGAGGCGCGCTTTCCGCGCGGCGCGCATCCGCATCTGCCGACCCCGTGGAAGCCCGCGCTGGAACAACTGGTGCCGCAGATTTGCGATCGTCCCGGCCGCTTTCTGTATGGCAGCGACTTTCCGCTGATCCCGTATGAATGGGATTTCGAAATCGAGCAGCTCAAGCGCTACCTGCCCGAGGGCGTGCTTCACAAGGTGCTGTGGGAAAACGCCAATGCACTGTTCGACGGCGGCGCGCCCGCCGGTGCATCAGCCGAAACGCTCACGCCAGAACCCACCACGGAGCCGGCACCATGACGCATGCCGACCGCTCGACGTCCGCCGGCACGTTTGCGGATTTCGTCGAACTGACGCGATACCGCGCCGCGCATCAGCCTGACCTGCGGGTCTACACGTTCGTGACGGGCGGCGAGCGCGCGGAGCAGCATCTCGATTGCGCCGATCTGGACAGGCGCGCGGGCGTCGTCGCGGCGGCGCTGGAACAGGTCGCCCGCCCCGGGGATCGCGTGCTGCTGCTGTTTCCGCCCGGAATCGACTACATCGTCGCGCTGTTCGGCTGCATGTATGCGGGCGTCGTCGCGGTGCCCGCCTATCCGGTCGAGCCTGCGCAGGCGGAACGCACGTTGCGGCGGCTGATCGGCATCGTCGAGAATTGCGCACCGGCCGCGATCCTGTCGACCACGGCCGTGCGCAACGACGCCAGTCGCATCGAAGCCGGTTCGTCCACGCTCGGCAGCCTGCGTTGGGTCACGGTCGACACGCTGGGCGACGTCGCCGAACGCTACGTCCCGCGGCCGGTGAATCACGGGGCACCCGTCTACCTGCAATACACGTCCGGCTCGACCGGCGCGCCGAAGGGCGTGATGATCAGCCATCGAAACCTGCTGCACAATTCCGCGCTGATCGCGAGCCGCTTCGAGCACGACGCCGACAGC is a genomic window of Burkholderia cepacia containing:
- a CDS encoding amidohydrolase family protein, whose protein sequence is MTTSKIFDARVHVLPDVVSKLVWKNYARDAWKIRHELLADESIAFLKARGVARAAGICYAGQPGIAPFLNDFVAQLASRHPAFLVPFGTVHPLDRDCARETVRVLDELNFAGLKIHCHLLKMAPDDDALAPIFEAVADRGKVLNLHSGAVAKNNTQLDDIRRLCNVGRFRRAMRHTPHLKVIVPHIGYDEVQEYVDLLDEFPNLYFDTAMAIGGHRVATGEIVPDVRPLREARFPRGAHPHLPTPWKPALEQLVPQICDRPGRFLYGSDFPLIPYEWDFEIEQLKRYLPEGVLHKVLWENANALFDGGAPAGASAETLTPEPTTEPAP